The Musa acuminata AAA Group cultivar baxijiao chromosome BXJ1-3, Cavendish_Baxijiao_AAA, whole genome shotgun sequence genome window below encodes:
- the LOC103974802 gene encoding subtilisin-like protease SBT3.3 isoform X2, whose protein sequence is MGTHCTPPSTFLLLFVLGFFRMEALGDEASTKLYIVCLEERQHEGPELVTASHHEMLSSVLGSKDAAFNSIVYSYRYGFSGFAARLKESQADQIAALPEVLSIEPSRAFRLQTTRSWDYLGLGYQHHQPPGLLEKGKEGDGIIIGVVDTGIWPESRSFNDDGYGPVPSRWKGKCEVGQNFTVNHCNRKIIGARYYSKDARPSDVAQDYDSPRDANGHGTHTASTAAGSLVSDANFHGLGGGTARGGAPRARLAIYKVCWVSGRCGKADVLQAIDDAVGDGVDILSLSIGGHGYFPASLGAVKKGTTVVFSGGNDGPVPQTINNAVPWVITVAASTIDRSFPTDIILGNRRTLVGQSMCYASSDPGYKVLVAFDSCSVVPQYLTQLADKIVLCFDRTFSGSEAAAGETSRLLGKLSQAGARGAIIARFPRSIPPDCSGITCVLVDYDVGGQIANYARVETASGRIPLVHVNPASNIVGSQVMSPRVAAFSGRGPSTGYPDLVKPDITAPGVNILAAVRDGYQFMPGTSMACSHVSGIAALLKVVHPDWSPAAIKSALVTTAYTTNERGFPVEAEAIPRKLADPFDFGGGHIDPNRAMDPGLIYDIHPNDYVNFFRYTNRASNSTSGQNHLKLPSGAIPDLRKSGVGSSRTYDLNLPSISIPDLRETPVKVIRTVTNVGDTHGRYMAVVQTPAGVKMEVQPSVLHFRASGEKLNFEVTFTPLHNVQGGFTFGSLTWVHRRGKNSQRFSSTATCKMGYQHLLSSMLLLLFLSSFIQMAALGRTPSSTKLLYIVYMGERQHEDPDLVTASHHHMLSSVLGSKEEAVSSIVYSYKHGFSGFAAMLTESQAHQIAEMPEVISCNPSRSVPLLTTRSWDYLDLGFEQPQPTGLLARGNFGDGIIIGVVDTGIWPESRSFDDHGYGPVPSRWKGTCEVGQNFTVNHCNRKIIGARWYAGGVDPSLIEGDYQSPRDSEGHGTHTASTAAGSLVSDASFHGLGAGTARGGAPRARLAIYKACWAQAGCPDAAVLKAIDDAIHDGVDILSLSLGGVLHPYFASIHAVAKGITVIFAGGNDGPVPQTISNDLPWVITVAASTMDRSFPTILTLGDNRTVVGQSILYESTDGEFKELADGGSCSRDVLNSSDVVGKIVLCYQLAIASSSPPRRHFPLAASNVQEAGGKGIIFAQYSANILSFIDVICNGTVCVFVDYEIGKQIKDYVTNTRSPLVKVSLTQDKVGSGVMSPRVTAFASRGPSILFPDLVKPDITAPGFLILAAVKDSYKFESGTSMSCPHVSGVAALLKAAHPQWSPAAIKSALVTTAHTANAYGFPIEAEGVPRKHSDPFDFGGGHIDPNKAVDPGLIYDVDPEDYFKFFNCTYGPSTTCDLVDSRLYHLNLPSISIPDLKKRQLTVWRTVINVGDTDSIYRAKLESPSGVNMVVEPSLLQFNASTTTHTFAVMFTPLQMVQGDFNFGSLTWLDDGKHAVRIPIAVRVIIHDSFSDTS, encoded by the exons ATGGGTACCCATTGTACTCCGCCCTCCACCTTTCTACTTCTCTTCGTTTTGGGTTTCTTCCGAATGGAAGCTCTCGGAGACGAAGCATCAACCAAG CTGTACATTGTGTGTCTTGAAGAGCGGCAACACGAAGGTCCGGAGCTTGTGACCGCGTCCCACCATGAGATGCTGTCTTCTGTGTTGGGGAG CAAGGATGCGGCATTCAATTCAATCGTCTACAGCTACAGATACGGCTTCTCGGGCTTTGCAGCCAGGCTTAAGGAATCCCAAGCAGATCAAATTGCAG CCTTGCCGGAAGTACTGAGCATCGAGCCAAGCCGCGCATTTCGTCTGCAAACTACGCGAAGCTGGGACTACCTTGGTCTAGGTTATCAGCATCACCAACCGCCAGGACTACTTGAGAAAGGCAAGGAAGGCGATGGCATCATCATCGGAGTTGTCGACACAG GCATCTGGCCGGAATCGAGAAGCTTCAACGACGATGGTTATGGCCCCGTCCCATCCCGTTGGAAAGGAAAGTGTGAAGTAGGTCAAAACTTCACCGTCAACCACTGCAACCGCAAGATCATCGGTGCAAGATACTACAGTAAAGACGCCCGCCCGTCTGACGTCGCGCAAGACTACGACTCCCCCCGTGACGCCAATGGCCATGGAACACACACCGCTTCCACCGCAGCAGGTTCTCTGGTAAGCGATGCAAACTTCCACGGTCTCGGTGGCGGTACAGCAAGAGGAGGCGCTCCTCGTGCGCGGCTAGCAATCTACAAGGTGTGCTGGGTATCAGGAAGATGCGGGAAAGCCGACGTACTACAAGCCATAGATGATGCGGTGGGTGATGGTGTGGACATATTGTCACTGTCGATCGGTGGGCACGGTTATTTTCCGGCGTCACTAGGCGCGGTAAAGAAGGGGACAACGGTGGTCTTCTCTGGGGGAAACGATGGCCCCGTCCCTCAAACAATCAACAACGCGGTGCCATGGGTCATCACGGTGGCTGCCAGCACTATCGATCGCTCTTTTCCGACCGACATAATCCTTGGAAACCGACGAACTCTGGTG GGCCAATCTATGTGCTACGCGTCCAGTGATCCAGGATACAAAGTTCTTGTAGCTTTTGACAG TTGCTCAGTGGTGCCTCAATATCTCACGCAATTAGCAGACAAGATTGTGTTATGCTTTGATCGTACATTTTCTGGCTCTGAAGCTGCTGCCGGTGAGACCTCCCGGTTGCTAGGGAAATTGTCGCAAGCCGGAGCAAGGGGAGCTATTATTGCACGATTCCCACGCAGCATCCCCCCAGACTGCAGCGGCATTACATGCGTCCTCGTGGATTATGATGTAGGCGGACAGATAGCCAACTATGCCAGGGTGGAAACTGCCAG TGGGAGAATCCCCTTGGTGCATGTGAACCCTGCATCCAACATCGTCGGGAGCCAAGTGATGTCGCCGAGGGTGGCAGCTTTCTCCGGAAGAGGGCCGAGTACAGGCTATCCGGACTTAGTGAAG CCTGACATCACAGCTCCGGGAGTCAATATCTTGGCGGCAGTGAGAGATGGGTATCAATTTATGCCAGGAACTTCAATGGCTTGTTCTCATGTATCTGGAATTGCAGCTCTTCTCAAAGTAGTGCATCCCGATTGGTCTCCAGCTGCCATCAAATCAGCACTTGTCACCACCG CCTATACAACCAACGAACGCGGGTTCCCAGTAGAAGCAGAAGCGATTCCTCGGAAGCTGGCCGATCCTTTCGACTTTGGCGGAGGGCATATCGATCCTAACCGAGCCATGGATCCTGGACTTATTTATGATATCCATCCAAATGATTACGTCAACTTCTTTCGCTACACAAACCGTGCATCGAACAGTACTAGTGGCCAAAATCACTTGAAGCTGCCCTCAGGCGCCATTCCTGACCTCAGGAAATCTGGAGTGGGTAGCAGCCGTACATATGATCTGAATCTTCCCTCCATCTCCATTCCCGACCTGAGAGAAACGCCTGTGAAAGTGATAAGAACCGTCACTAACGTGGGCGACACGCATGGCCGTTACATGGCCGTAGTGCAGACTCCAGCCGGTGTTAAGATGGAAGTGCAGCCATCTGTTCTACACTTCAGGGCTTCCGGCGAGAAGCTTAACTTTGAGGTGACGTTCACGCCGCTGCACAATGTGCAAGGAGGCTTCACGTTCGGAAGCTTGACTTGGGTTCATCGACGTGGGAAGAATTCG CAACGCTTCTCCTCCACAGCCACATGCAAGATGGGTTACCAGCATCTTCTATCCTCTATGCTTCTACTTCTCTTCCTTTCAAGCTTCATCCAAATGGCAGCACTTGGACGTACACCATCATCGACCAAG CTTCTGTACATAGTGTACATGGGAGAGAGGCAACACGAAGATCCAGACCTCGTGACTGCGTCGCACCATCATATGCTGTCTTCCGTACTGGGGAG CAAGGAGGAAGCCGTGAGTTCAATTGTCTACAGCTATAAGCATGGCTTCTCGGGCTTTGCAGCCATGCTTACAGAATCTCAAGCACACCAAATTGCAG aaATGCCGGAAGTGATCAGTTGCAATCCAAGCCGGAGCGTTCCACTGCTCACTACGCGAAGCTGGGACTACCTTGATCTTGGTTTTGAACAACCCCAACCCACAGGACTACTTGCAAGAGGCAACTTCGGCGATGGGATCATCATCGGCGTCGTCGACACAG GCATTTGGCCGGAATCGAGAAGCTTTGATGACCATGGTTACGGCCCCGTCCCATCCCGTTGGAAAGGAACGTGTGAAGTAGGTCAAAACTTCACCGTCAACCACTGCAACCGCAAGATCATCGGTGCAAGATGGTACGCCGGAGGCGTCGACCCTTCTCTCATCGAAGGAGACTACCAGTCTCCCCGGGATTCCGAGGGCCACGGAACGCACACGGCTTCCACGGCAGCAGGCTCGTTGGTGAGTGATGCGAGCTTCCATGGTCTGGGTGCCGGCACAGCGAGAGGAGGAGCTCCTCGTGCCCGGCTAGCAATCTACAAGGCATGCTGGGCACAAGCAGGGTGTCCCGACGCTGCTGTGCTGAAGGCGATAGATGATGCTATCCATGATGGCGTGGACATCTTATCACTCTCACTTGGGGGCGTACTTCACCCATACTTTGCTTCCATACATGCGGTAGCAAAGGGGATAACTGTGATCTTCGCTGGAGGCAACGATGGTCCCGTTCCCCAGACCATTTCTAATGACCTGCCGTGGGTGATCACGGTGGCAGCCAGCACCATGGATCGATCGTTTCCTACCATCCTAACCCTCGGAGACAACCGAACCGTGGTG GGACAATCCATCCTCTATGAATCCACCGATGGAGAATTCAAAGAGCTAGCAGATGGTGGGAG TTGCTCGCGGGACGTTCTGAATTCGAGTGATGTAGTCGGAAAGATTGTGCTCTGTTACCAGCTTGCCATCGCCTCAAGCTCTCCACCCAGGCGACACTTTCCACTGGCTGCCAGTAATGTTCAGGAAGCAGGAGGGAAGGGCATTATCTTTGCACAGTACTCCGCCAACATCCTAAGCTTCATTGACGTTATTTGCAACGGCACCGTATGCGTCTTTGTAGATTACGAGATcggcaaacaaataaaagattATGTAACGAATACAAG ATCCCCGCTGGTGAAGGTGAGCCTAACGCAGGATAAGGTCGGGAGTGGAGTTATGTCGCCCAGGGTCACAGCTTTCGCGTCGAGAGGGCCGAGTAtattgttcccagatctagtcaaG CCCGATATCACAGCTCCCGGATTCCTTATCCTGGCCGCAGTAAAAGATTCCTATAAGTTTGAGTCTGGAACATCGATGTCTTGTCCCCATGTCTCTGGCGTAGCAGCTCTTCTTAAAGCAGCACATCCCCAGTGGTCTCCTGCTGCCATCAAATCAGCACTCGTCACAACTG CTCATACGGCCAATGCATACGGCTTCCCCATAGAAGCAGAGGGAGTTCCTCGAAAGCACTCTGATCCTTTCGACTTTGGCGGCGGTCATATCGATCCTAACAAAGCCGTTGATCCCGGGCTTATTTATGACGTCGATCCCGAAGACTACTTCAAATTCTTCAACTGCACTTACGGTCCGTCGACCACTTGTGACTTGGTGGACAGTCGACTGTATCACCTGAACCTGCCCTCCATCTCCATTCCTGACCTGAAGAAGAGACAACTGACGGTGTGGAGAACCGTGATCAATGTGGGGGACACGGATTCCATTTACAGGGCAAAGTTGGAGTCTCCTTCGGGTGTCAACATGGTGGTCGAGCCTTCTCTTCTCCAGTTCAATGCTTCCACGACGACGCACACTTTCGCGGTGATGTTCACACCGCTTCAGATGGTGCAAGGGGACTTCAACTTCGGAAGCTTGACATGGCTTGATGATGGGAAGCACGCAGTAAGAATTCCTATCGCAGTTCGAGTGATCATTCATGATTCCTTCTCTGATACCTCCTAA
- the LOC103974802 gene encoding subtilisin-like protease SBT3.5 isoform X1, which yields MGTHCTPPSTFLLLFVLGFFRMEALGDEASTKLYIVCLEERQHEGPELVTASHHEMLSSVLGSKDAAFNSIVYSYRYGFSGFAARLKESQADQIAALPEVLSIEPSRAFRLQTTRSWDYLGLGYQHHQPPGLLEKGKEGDGIIIGVVDTGIWPESRSFNDDGYGPVPSRWKGKCEVGQNFTVNHCNRKIIGARYYSKDARPSDVAQDYDSPRDANGHGTHTASTAAGSLVSDANFHGLGGGTARGGAPRARLAIYKVCWVSGRCGKADVLQAIDDAVGDGVDILSLSIGGHGYFPASLGAVKKGTTVVFSGGNDGPVPQTINNAVPWVITVAASTIDRSFPTDIILGNRRTLVGQSMCYASSDPGYKVLVAFDSCSVVPQYLTQLADKIVLCFDRTFSGSEAAAGETSRLLGKLSQAGARGAIIARFPRSIPPDCSGITCVLVDYDVGGQIANYARVETASGRIPLVHVNPASNIVGSQVMSPRVAAFSGRGPSTGYPDLVKPDITAPGVNILAAVRDGYQFMPGTSMACSHVSGIAALLKVVHPDWSPAAIKSALVTTAYTTNERGFPVEAEAIPRKLADPFDFGGGHIDPNRAMDPGLIYDIHPNDYVNFFRYTNRASNSTSGQNHLKLPSGAIPDLRKSGVGSSRTYDLNLPSISIPDLRETPVKVIRTVTNVGDTHGRYMAVVQTPAGVKMEVQPSVLHFRASGEKLNFEVTFTPLHNVQGGFTFGSLTWVHRRGKNSQRFSSTATCKMGYQHLLSSMLLLLFLSSFIQMAALGRTPSSTKLLYIVYMGERQHEDPDLVTASHHHMLSSVLGSKEEAVSSIVYSYKHGFSGFAAMLTESQAHQIAEMPEVISVNPSRSVPLLTTRSWDYLDLGFEQPQPTGLLARGNFGDGIIIGVVDTGIWPESRSFDDHGYGPVPSRWKGTCEVGQNFTVNHCNRKIIGARWYAGGVDPSLIEGGYQSPRDSEGHGTHTASTAAGSLVSDASFHGLGAGTARGGAPRARLAIYKACWAKAGCPDAAVLKAIDDAIHDGVDILSLSLGGVLHPYFASIHAVAKGITVIFAGGNDGPVTQTIANDMPWVITVAASTIDRSFPTLLTLGDNQTVVGQSLLYESMDEGFTKLAYGGSCSRDALNSSDVVGKIVLCYELAIASSTPPKRHFPLAAINVQEAGGKGIIFAQYSASILHYIDEICNGTVCVFVDYEMATLMSIYAESTRSPLVKVSPTQDMAGSGVMSPRVAAFSSRGPSILFPDLVKPDITAPGFLILAAVKDSYKFDSGTSMACPHVSGVVALLKAAHPQWSPAAIKSALVTTAHTANAYGFPIEAEGVPRKHADPFDFGGGHIDPNKAVDPGLIYDVDPEDYFKFFNCTYGPSATCDLVDSRLYHLNLPSISIPDLKKTPLTVQRTVTNVGDTDSIYRAMGESPPGVNMVVEPSLLQFNASTTTHTFAVTFTPLQMVQGDFNFGSLTWFDDGKHAVRIPIAVRVIIHDSFSDTS from the exons ATGGGTACCCATTGTACTCCGCCCTCCACCTTTCTACTTCTCTTCGTTTTGGGTTTCTTCCGAATGGAAGCTCTCGGAGACGAAGCATCAACCAAG CTGTACATTGTGTGTCTTGAAGAGCGGCAACACGAAGGTCCGGAGCTTGTGACCGCGTCCCACCATGAGATGCTGTCTTCTGTGTTGGGGAG CAAGGATGCGGCATTCAATTCAATCGTCTACAGCTACAGATACGGCTTCTCGGGCTTTGCAGCCAGGCTTAAGGAATCCCAAGCAGATCAAATTGCAG CCTTGCCGGAAGTACTGAGCATCGAGCCAAGCCGCGCATTTCGTCTGCAAACTACGCGAAGCTGGGACTACCTTGGTCTAGGTTATCAGCATCACCAACCGCCAGGACTACTTGAGAAAGGCAAGGAAGGCGATGGCATCATCATCGGAGTTGTCGACACAG GCATCTGGCCGGAATCGAGAAGCTTCAACGACGATGGTTATGGCCCCGTCCCATCCCGTTGGAAAGGAAAGTGTGAAGTAGGTCAAAACTTCACCGTCAACCACTGCAACCGCAAGATCATCGGTGCAAGATACTACAGTAAAGACGCCCGCCCGTCTGACGTCGCGCAAGACTACGACTCCCCCCGTGACGCCAATGGCCATGGAACACACACCGCTTCCACCGCAGCAGGTTCTCTGGTAAGCGATGCAAACTTCCACGGTCTCGGTGGCGGTACAGCAAGAGGAGGCGCTCCTCGTGCGCGGCTAGCAATCTACAAGGTGTGCTGGGTATCAGGAAGATGCGGGAAAGCCGACGTACTACAAGCCATAGATGATGCGGTGGGTGATGGTGTGGACATATTGTCACTGTCGATCGGTGGGCACGGTTATTTTCCGGCGTCACTAGGCGCGGTAAAGAAGGGGACAACGGTGGTCTTCTCTGGGGGAAACGATGGCCCCGTCCCTCAAACAATCAACAACGCGGTGCCATGGGTCATCACGGTGGCTGCCAGCACTATCGATCGCTCTTTTCCGACCGACATAATCCTTGGAAACCGACGAACTCTGGTG GGCCAATCTATGTGCTACGCGTCCAGTGATCCAGGATACAAAGTTCTTGTAGCTTTTGACAG TTGCTCAGTGGTGCCTCAATATCTCACGCAATTAGCAGACAAGATTGTGTTATGCTTTGATCGTACATTTTCTGGCTCTGAAGCTGCTGCCGGTGAGACCTCCCGGTTGCTAGGGAAATTGTCGCAAGCCGGAGCAAGGGGAGCTATTATTGCACGATTCCCACGCAGCATCCCCCCAGACTGCAGCGGCATTACATGCGTCCTCGTGGATTATGATGTAGGCGGACAGATAGCCAACTATGCCAGGGTGGAAACTGCCAG TGGGAGAATCCCCTTGGTGCATGTGAACCCTGCATCCAACATCGTCGGGAGCCAAGTGATGTCGCCGAGGGTGGCAGCTTTCTCCGGAAGAGGGCCGAGTACAGGCTATCCGGACTTAGTGAAG CCTGACATCACAGCTCCGGGAGTCAATATCTTGGCGGCAGTGAGAGATGGGTATCAATTTATGCCAGGAACTTCAATGGCTTGTTCTCATGTATCTGGAATTGCAGCTCTTCTCAAAGTAGTGCATCCCGATTGGTCTCCAGCTGCCATCAAATCAGCACTTGTCACCACCG CCTATACAACCAACGAACGCGGGTTCCCAGTAGAAGCAGAAGCGATTCCTCGGAAGCTGGCCGATCCTTTCGACTTTGGCGGAGGGCATATCGATCCTAACCGAGCCATGGATCCTGGACTTATTTATGATATCCATCCAAATGATTACGTCAACTTCTTTCGCTACACAAACCGTGCATCGAACAGTACTAGTGGCCAAAATCACTTGAAGCTGCCCTCAGGCGCCATTCCTGACCTCAGGAAATCTGGAGTGGGTAGCAGCCGTACATATGATCTGAATCTTCCCTCCATCTCCATTCCCGACCTGAGAGAAACGCCTGTGAAAGTGATAAGAACCGTCACTAACGTGGGCGACACGCATGGCCGTTACATGGCCGTAGTGCAGACTCCAGCCGGTGTTAAGATGGAAGTGCAGCCATCTGTTCTACACTTCAGGGCTTCCGGCGAGAAGCTTAACTTTGAGGTGACGTTCACGCCGCTGCACAATGTGCAAGGAGGCTTCACGTTCGGAAGCTTGACTTGGGTTCATCGACGTGGGAAGAATTCG CAACGCTTCTCCTCCACAGCCACATGCAAGATGGGTTACCAGCATCTTCTATCCTCTATGCTTCTACTTCTCTTCCTTTCAAGCTTCATCCAAATGGCAGCACTTGGACGTACACCATCATCGACCAAG CTTCTGTACATAGTGTACATGGGAGAGAGGCAACACGAAGATCCAGACCTCGTGACTGCGTCGCACCATCATATGCTGTCTTCCGTACTGGGGAG CAAGGAGGAAGCCGTGAGTTCAATTGTCTACAGCTATAAGCATGGCTTCTCGGGCTTTGCAGCCATGCTTACAGAATCTCAAGCACACCAAATTGCAG AAATGCCGGAAGTGATCAGTGTCAATCCAAGCCGCAGCGTTCCACTGCTTACTACGCGAAGCTGGGACTACCTTGATCTTGGTTTTGAACAACCCCAACCCACAGGACTACTTGCAAGAGGCAACTTCGGCGATGGGATCATCATCGGCGTCGTCGACACAG GCATTTGGCCGGAATCGAGAAGCTTTGATGACCATGGTTACGGCCCCGTCCCATCCCGTTGGAAAGGAACGTGTGAAGTAGGTCAAAACTTCACCGTCAACCACTGCAACCGCAAGATCATCGGTGCAAGATGGTACGCCGGAGGCGTCGACCCTTCTCTCATCGAAGGAGGCTACCAGTCTCCCCGGGATTCCGAGGGCCACGGAACGCACACGGCTTCCACGGCAGCAGGCTCGTTGGTGAGTGATGCGAGCTTCCATGGTCTGGGCGCCGGCACAGCGAGAGGAGGAGCTCCTCGTGCCCGGCTAGCAATCTACAAGGCATGCTGGGCAAAAGCAGGGTGTCCCGACGCTGCTGTGCTGAAGGCGATAGATGATGCTATCCATGATGGCGTGGACATCTTATCACTCTCACTTGGGGGCGTACTTCACCCATACTTTGCTTCCATACATGCGGTAGCAAAGGGGATAACTGTGATCTTCGCTGGAGGCAACGATGGACCCGTTACCCAGACCATTGCTAATGACATGCCGTGGGTGATCACCGTCGCAGCCAGCACAATCGATCGCTCTTTTCCTACCCTCCTAACCCTCGGAGACAATCAAACTGTGGTG GGACAATCCCTCCTCTATGAATCCATGGACGAAGGATTCACGAAGCTAGCATACGGGGGGAG TTGCTCGCGCGACGCTCTGAATTCGAGTGATGTAGTCGGAAAGATTGTGCTCTGTTACGAGCTTGCCATCGCCTCAAGCACACCACCCAAGCGACACTTTCCACTGGCTGCCATTAATGTTCAGGAAGCAGGAGGGAAGGGCATTATCTTTGCACAGTACTCCGCCAGCATCCTCCACTACATCGACGAAATTTGCAACGGCACCGTATGCGTCTTTGTAGATTACGAGATGGCCACACTAATGTCCATTTATGCCGAGAGTACGAG ATCCCCCCTGGTGAAGGTGAGCCCAACGCAGGATATGGCCGGGAGTGGAGTTATGTCGCCCAGGGTCGCAGCTTTCTCGTCGAGAGGGCCGAGTAtattgttcccagatctagtcaaG CCCGATATCACAGCTCCCGGATTCCTTATCCTGGCCGCAGTAAAAGATTCCTATAagtttgactccgggacttccatGGCTTGCCCCCATGTCTCTGGCGTAGTAGCTCTTCTTAAAGCAGCACATCCCCAGTGGTCTCCTGCTGCCATCAAATCAGCACTCGTCACAACTG CTCATACGGCCAATGCATACGGCTTCCCCATAGAAGCAGAGGGAGTTCCTCGAAAGCACGCTGATCCTTTCGACTTTGGCGGCGGTCACATCGATCCTAACAAAGCCGTTGATCCCGGGCTTATTTATGACGTCGATCCCGAAGACTACTTCAAGTTCTTCAACTGCACTTATGGTCCGTCGGCCACTTGTGACTTGGTGGACAGTCGGCTGTATCACCTGAATCTGCCCTCCATCTCCATTCCCGACCTGAAGAAGACACCACTAACGGTGCAGAGAACCGTGACCAATGTGGGGGACACGGATTCCATTTACAGGGCAATGGGGGAGTCTCCTCCGGGTGTCAACATGGTGGTCGAGCCTTCTCTTCTTCAGTTCAATGCTTCCACGACGACGCACACCTTCGCGGTGACGTTCACGCCGCTTCAGATGGTGCAAGGGGACTTCAACTTCGGAAGCTTGACATGGTTTGATGATGGGAAGCACGCAGTAAGAATTCCTATCGCAGTTCGAGTGATCATCCATGATTCCTTCTCTGATACCTCCTAA